From Proteiniborus sp. MB09-C3, the proteins below share one genomic window:
- the ftsH gene encoding ATP-dependent zinc metalloprotease FtsH — protein sequence MKRYFRGISFYLLIFIILVFAVQLLTKNVEETKQMDYTTLIEEINKDNVESIVIVKNEDTVKGRLRDNTTFTLTLPTSSDSFYIDYLRKPIEEGRIKSVAGEPQPQTPFFLSALPTIFMILVFVVFWFVFMQQSQGGGNRVMSFGKSRAKMHKDEGKKITFADVAGLQEEKEELKEIVDFLKSPRKYIELGARIPKGVLMVGPPGTGKTYLTKAVAGEAGVPFFSISGSDFVEMFVGVGASRVRDLFEQAKKNSPCIVFIDEIDAVGRRRGAGLGGGHDEREQTLNQLLVEMDGFGENEGIIIIAATNRPDILDPALLRPGRFDRQVYVGLPDIKGREEILKIHTRGKPLADDVDLKVVARRTPGFTPADLENLVNEAALLTARQNLTKIPMSIIEEASTKVVAGPEKKSRVISEKERKLTAYHEAGHAVAARLIPGSDPVHMVTIIPRGRAGGFTMYLPEEDRNYATKKEMEIMLVHMLGGRVAEHLVLEDISTGAQNDLERATKIARNMVTHYGMSENLGPMTYGSDDDEVFIGRDLARSRNYSEEVAAAIDKEMRRIIDKAYSDAETILKENIDKLHKVAEALLEKETLDAKEFEALFEVA from the coding sequence TTGAAAAGATATTTCCGAGGTATAAGCTTCTATTTGCTTATATTCATTATACTAGTATTTGCAGTTCAGCTGCTTACGAAAAATGTTGAAGAAACAAAGCAAATGGACTATACCACGCTTATTGAAGAAATCAACAAAGATAATGTTGAAAGCATAGTAATAGTTAAAAATGAAGATACTGTAAAGGGTAGGCTTAGGGATAATACAACCTTTACTCTAACCTTACCTACTAGTTCAGATAGTTTCTATATAGATTATCTAAGAAAACCGATAGAGGAAGGTAGAATCAAGAGTGTGGCTGGAGAACCTCAACCACAAACTCCATTTTTTCTATCAGCTCTTCCTACTATTTTTATGATTCTTGTATTTGTTGTATTCTGGTTTGTGTTTATGCAGCAATCACAAGGCGGTGGGAACCGTGTAATGTCATTTGGCAAAAGTAGAGCTAAAATGCACAAGGATGAGGGCAAGAAGATTACTTTTGCTGATGTAGCAGGCTTACAAGAGGAAAAAGAAGAGCTTAAGGAAATAGTTGATTTCCTTAAAAGCCCAAGAAAATATATTGAATTAGGTGCTAGAATTCCTAAAGGAGTGCTAATGGTAGGGCCTCCAGGTACAGGAAAAACTTATTTGACAAAGGCTGTGGCAGGAGAGGCAGGAGTCCCTTTCTTCAGTATAAGCGGCTCTGACTTTGTTGAAATGTTTGTAGGTGTAGGAGCTTCTAGAGTAAGAGATTTATTCGAGCAAGCTAAGAAAAACTCACCTTGTATAGTTTTTATAGACGAGATAGATGCAGTAGGTAGAAGAAGAGGAGCAGGTCTTGGTGGAGGACATGATGAAAGGGAGCAGACCTTAAATCAGCTATTAGTAGAGATGGATGGCTTTGGAGAGAATGAAGGCATAATCATAATAGCAGCTACAAATAGGCCTGACATATTAGACCCTGCATTACTCAGACCAGGTAGATTTGACAGACAGGTGTATGTTGGACTTCCTGATATAAAAGGAAGAGAAGAAATTCTTAAGATTCATACAAGAGGAAAACCGCTAGCAGACGATGTAGATTTAAAGGTTGTAGCAAGAAGAACGCCAGGCTTTACACCAGCTGATTTAGAGAATCTAGTAAATGAGGCCGCACTGCTTACAGCTAGACAAAATCTTACTAAAATACCTATGTCTATTATTGAAGAGGCATCAACAAAGGTAGTGGCAGGACCAGAGAAAAAGAGCAGAGTTATTAGTGAAAAAGAAAGAAAGCTTACTGCATATCATGAGGCAGGCCATGCAGTAGCTGCAAGACTTATTCCAGGCTCAGATCCAGTTCATATGGTCACTATAATTCCAAGAGGGAGAGCAGGAGGATTTACTATGTATCTTCCCGAGGAAGACAGAAACTATGCAACTAAGAAAGAGATGGAAATAATGCTTGTTCATATGCTAGGTGGAAGAGTGGCAGAACATCTTGTACTGGAAGATATAAGTACTGGTGCTCAAAATGACCTTGAAAGAGCAACAAAGATAGCTAGGAATATGGTTACTCATTATGGAATGAGTGAAAATCTTGGGCCTATGACATATGGTTCTGATGATGATGAAGTATTTATAGGCAGAGACCTAGCAAGGAGCAGAAATTATAGTGAAGAAGTTGCAGCAGCTATAGACAAAGAAATGAGAAGAATAATAGACAAAGCTTATAGCGATGCAGAGACTATTTTAAAAGAAAATATAGATAAGCTTCATAAAGTAGCAGAAGCATTACTTGAAAAAGAAACATTAGATGCAAAAGAATTTGAAGCATTATTTGAAGTTGCATAA
- a CDS encoding DUF819 family protein → MITLISADNIWALWAVLTAIAAISIWLEQKYKWAGKVTGCVLALIFAMILSNLRVIPVDAPTYDNVWSYVVPLAIPMLLFNANVKKIWRESGRLLVIYLLSGLGTIAGAFIASSLLKNVIPEIYKPAAMMTGTYTGGSVNLVAMADAFGATGDIVTASVVADNLLMALYFFVLIAIPTMNFFLKKYPHPIIDQIEKEGVSEEGKTRAAQFWSPKNVSLLNIASIIAISFVIVAVSSAIADFFSKVIPTGNLGLDLLNGLLGNKYMIITTITMLLATKFSGFFGKIGGAQEIGTFLIHIFFAVIGVPASISLIVTKSPILLVFCAIIVFTNLVVTLLFGKLLKFNLEEMMLAANANVGGPTTSAAMAIAKGWDKLIIPTILCGTLGYVIGNYYGVLVGNIIKGW, encoded by the coding sequence ATGATAACTTTAATTAGTGCAGATAATATATGGGCACTTTGGGCAGTTTTAACAGCAATAGCAGCAATTAGCATTTGGTTAGAGCAAAAATACAAATGGGCAGGTAAAGTTACTGGATGTGTTTTAGCACTTATATTTGCAATGATATTATCTAATTTAAGAGTGATACCTGTTGATGCTCCGACTTATGATAATGTATGGAGTTATGTAGTACCTTTGGCAATTCCAATGCTACTTTTCAATGCTAATGTCAAAAAGATATGGAGAGAAAGTGGAAGGCTACTTGTAATTTATCTATTAAGCGGACTAGGAACTATTGCTGGAGCTTTTATTGCTTCAAGTCTTTTAAAAAACGTTATTCCTGAAATATACAAACCTGCTGCAATGATGACAGGAACATATACTGGTGGAAGTGTAAACCTTGTAGCAATGGCTGATGCTTTTGGTGCTACTGGAGACATAGTTACTGCTTCTGTTGTTGCAGATAACTTATTAATGGCATTATATTTCTTTGTTTTAATAGCAATTCCAACAATGAATTTCTTCTTAAAGAAATACCCTCATCCAATAATAGATCAAATTGAAAAAGAAGGAGTATCAGAAGAAGGCAAGACTCGTGCAGCACAATTCTGGTCCCCAAAGAATGTATCCCTTTTGAATATTGCATCTATTATTGCTATTTCATTCGTAATCGTAGCAGTTTCATCTGCTATAGCAGATTTCTTCTCAAAAGTAATACCTACAGGAAACTTAGGTTTGGATCTATTAAATGGACTTTTAGGCAATAAGTATATGATTATCACAACTATTACAATGTTATTGGCTACAAAGTTTTCTGGTTTCTTTGGTAAAATCGGCGGTGCTCAAGAAATTGGCACATTCTTAATTCATATATTCTTTGCAGTAATAGGTGTTCCAGCTTCAATTAGCCTTATAGTAACAAAATCACCTATACTTTTAGTATTCTGTGCAATAATTGTTTTTACAAATTTAGTTGTAACCTTATTATTTGGAAAGCTTTTGAAGTTTAACTTGGAAGAAATGATGCTAGCTGCCAATGCAAATGTAGGAGGACCTACAACATCTGCTGCAATGGCTATTGCAAAGGGGTGGGATAAATTAATAATTCCAACAATACTATGCGGTACCTTAGGATATGTCATTGGTAATTACTATGGAGTATTAGTGGGGAATATAATAAAAGGGTGGTAA
- a CDS encoding sigma 54-interacting transcriptional regulator, giving the protein MNTQNIESSVRSILDKNNQGQKDNDKDKYLNDIAKSMLNSMQDGIYITDKNGYTLFVNEAYERISGLKREQLIGKHMVDLIMLGYFDDSASLKVLRENKPMSIIDNFEGGRRCLVTSSPVYDKEGNILLIITNLRYMTELHDLQAKLEMTEELNSKYSCEINELRKENINRDNIIGNSKSMKLVYETIDRISEVDTTVLILGETGVGKEVIAKEIHKRSLRKSGPFIKVNCASIPDTLFESELFGYEKGAFTGAMNTGKPGLFELAEEGTILLDEIGEISLASQTKLLRVLQEKQTLRLGGTTPKEIDVRIIAATNKDLKDLVDKGKFREDLYYRLNVIPIRVPSLRERNEDIIFFAFHFLEEFNLKYKKNKSLNYKAYEILKSYYWPGNVRQLKNLIERIVLICPTEVIDETYINNILGNNNLINNYILEDNITLEEAVSDLEKQLIYKALRSHGSTRKAAEALGVSQPTVVRKAKRYNIKAK; this is encoded by the coding sequence ATGAATACACAAAATATTGAGAGCTCAGTTAGGAGTATTTTAGATAAAAATAATCAAGGACAGAAAGACAATGACAAGGATAAATATTTGAATGATATAGCAAAATCTATGCTTAATTCAATGCAAGACGGAATATATATAACAGATAAAAATGGCTATACACTTTTTGTCAATGAAGCCTATGAAAGAATTAGTGGTCTTAAAAGAGAACAGCTTATAGGAAAACATATGGTGGACTTAATAATGTTAGGGTATTTTGATGATTCGGCGAGCCTAAAAGTATTGAGAGAAAATAAACCTATGTCTATTATTGATAATTTTGAGGGTGGTAGAAGATGCTTAGTAACTAGCAGTCCAGTTTATGACAAGGAAGGAAATATCCTACTAATTATAACAAATTTAAGATATATGACAGAGCTTCATGACCTTCAGGCTAAGCTTGAAATGACAGAAGAATTAAATAGCAAATATTCCTGTGAAATAAACGAACTAAGAAAAGAAAACATAAATAGAGATAATATTATAGGAAATAGTAAATCGATGAAGTTAGTTTATGAGACCATAGATAGAATATCAGAAGTGGATACAACGGTACTGATATTGGGAGAAACAGGAGTAGGTAAAGAGGTAATAGCTAAGGAGATTCATAAAAGAAGTTTAAGAAAGAGCGGACCATTTATTAAGGTTAATTGTGCTTCAATCCCAGATACATTATTTGAATCAGAATTATTTGGCTACGAAAAAGGAGCATTTACTGGAGCAATGAATACTGGAAAGCCTGGCTTATTTGAATTGGCAGAAGAAGGAACTATTCTATTAGATGAAATCGGTGAAATTTCTTTAGCATCGCAGACAAAATTATTAAGAGTTTTACAGGAAAAACAAACACTGAGGCTTGGAGGGACTACTCCAAAGGAGATAGATGTTAGGATTATTGCAGCTACAAATAAAGATTTAAAAGATCTAGTGGATAAAGGTAAATTTAGAGAGGATTTATATTATAGATTAAATGTTATTCCAATAAGAGTACCATCACTTAGAGAAAGAAATGAGGATATAATATTTTTTGCTTTTCACTTTTTAGAAGAATTTAATTTAAAATATAAGAAGAATAAAAGCTTAAATTATAAGGCATATGAAATATTGAAGTCATATTATTGGCCAGGTAACGTAAGACAGCTAAAAAATTTAATAGAGAGAATAGTATTAATATGTCCGACAGAAGTAATTGATGAAACATATATTAATAACATACTTGGCAATAACAATTTAATTAACAATTATATCCTAGAAGACAATATCACATTGGAAGAGGCTGTATCAGATTTAGAAAAACAGCTTATATATAAGGCCCTAAGAAGTCATGGGAGTACTAGGAAAGCTGCTGAAGCTTTAGGTGTTAGCCAACCAACAGTAGTGAGAAAAGCTAAAAGATATAATATTAAAGCTAAGTGA
- the gcvPA gene encoding aminomethyl-transferring glycine dehydrogenase subunit GcvPA, which yields MNNKKNIVYPYMPNSVEHIKKEMMDELGIKSIEELYSYIPKHLRAPEKMNLPEPLLSEIELKEHVEGILSKNTSCSENISFLGAGCYRHYVPVICDEINSRSEFLTAYCGETYADHGKCQAIFEFTSLMGELVDMDVVGLATYDGGQATCTSLRMTNRITGRKELLVPKTMNPEILLQLRNFCDFMTITEVDYNPKTGQMDLNDLKNKISDNTAGVFIENPSYLGFIEEHGEEIGRIAHENGAVFVVSADPSSLGILEAPVNYGADVTCGDIQCLGMHMGYGSGQSGYIASKDDPKFIMNFPNHFYSLYENDRGEFGFSRSLNQRTSYGVREKAVEYLGTNTGLWAITAAVYLSLMGPEGMYELGKNIMYKAKYASKVLSEVKGVKVVFNGSTSFKEFILNFDESNKSVEKINKELLKKGIFGGKNISKEFKELGNSALYCVTELTKKSDIDRLVKELSDILK from the coding sequence ATGAATAATAAGAAAAACATAGTCTATCCTTATATGCCTAATAGTGTAGAACACATAAAAAAAGAAATGATGGACGAGTTAGGAATAAAAAGTATTGAAGAACTATATTCGTATATACCAAAGCATTTAAGAGCACCAGAAAAAATGAATCTACCAGAACCATTACTTTCTGAAATTGAATTAAAAGAACATGTTGAAGGTATATTATCAAAGAACACATCCTGTAGTGAGAACATAAGCTTTCTAGGAGCAGGCTGCTACAGACACTATGTGCCTGTAATATGTGATGAAATAAATTCAAGAAGCGAATTTTTGACAGCATACTGTGGTGAAACCTATGCTGACCATGGTAAATGTCAGGCTATATTTGAATTTACAAGCTTAATGGGTGAGCTAGTTGATATGGATGTAGTTGGCTTAGCAACATATGATGGCGGACAAGCTACCTGTACATCACTACGTATGACAAATCGTATAACTGGCAGAAAAGAGCTGCTAGTGCCTAAAACAATGAACCCAGAGATTCTATTACAGTTGAGAAATTTCTGCGATTTTATGACTATAACAGAAGTTGACTATAATCCAAAGACAGGACAAATGGATTTAAATGACTTGAAGAATAAAATTTCAGATAATACAGCAGGAGTATTTATTGAAAATCCATCATATTTAGGCTTTATTGAAGAACATGGTGAAGAAATAGGAAGGATTGCCCATGAAAATGGTGCAGTATTTGTAGTATCTGCGGACCCTTCATCTCTAGGTATATTAGAAGCGCCAGTAAACTATGGAGCAGATGTAACCTGTGGAGACATACAATGTCTAGGTATGCACATGGGATACGGCAGTGGACAATCGGGATATATAGCGAGTAAGGATGATCCTAAGTTTATAATGAATTTTCCTAACCATTTTTATAGCTTATATGAAAATGATAGAGGAGAATTTGGATTTTCCCGTTCATTAAATCAGAGGACTAGCTATGGTGTTAGAGAAAAAGCTGTAGAGTATTTAGGAACAAATACTGGTCTATGGGCAATAACTGCTGCAGTATATCTATCTCTAATGGGACCAGAAGGCATGTATGAATTAGGGAAAAACATTATGTATAAAGCTAAATATGCATCAAAAGTATTATCAGAAGTAAAAGGTGTCAAAGTGGTGTTTAACGGCAGTACGAGCTTTAAAGAATTTATCCTAAACTTTGATGAATCAAATAAATCTGTAGAAAAGATAAATAAAGAGTTATTAAAAAAAGGCATCTTTGGTGGAAAGAACATATCTAAAGAGTTTAAAGAATTAGGAAACAGTGCACTATACTGTGTTACTGAACTTACTAAGAAATCTGATATAGACAGATTAGTTAAAGAATTATCAGATATATTAAAATGA
- a CDS encoding alcohol dehydrogenase catalytic domain-containing protein, translating into MLAIVKDKKGPGYVFKEVEIPKIKDDEVLIRVKAVGICGTDVPILKGIREVPIPLIPGHEFAGDIVEVGSKVKGFKVGDRVTPAIVIGCGHCYYCRNGMETLCDNIIETGIHVDGAFAEYVKVPEKVVHKLPENMTYEQGASIDPIASAYHPVKKASIGSEDIVVVFGPGPIGLYATQIARAEGAKKIITVGIKGDEERLKLAKKLGADETIISDENLLANINKLTDGRMADVVIEATGHPSVFEMALSSVRKHGTVIMIGIFHAPATANIAQIVRREIQIKGSICYSWTDYKECIDLVESGKVKIEPMISHTFDLKDMDKALEVIDQRKAIKIILHP; encoded by the coding sequence ATGTTAGCAATTGTTAAAGACAAAAAAGGTCCAGGTTATGTTTTTAAAGAGGTAGAAATTCCTAAAATCAAGGATGATGAGGTATTGATTAGGGTGAAGGCTGTTGGTATCTGCGGAACAGATGTACCAATCCTAAAAGGAATTAGGGAAGTACCTATACCGCTAATTCCAGGTCATGAATTCGCAGGAGACATAGTTGAAGTAGGAAGCAAGGTTAAGGGCTTTAAAGTTGGCGATAGAGTTACTCCAGCAATTGTTATTGGCTGTGGACATTGCTATTACTGTAGAAACGGAATGGAAACACTATGTGACAATATTATAGAAACAGGTATTCATGTTGACGGAGCCTTTGCTGAGTATGTAAAAGTACCAGAGAAGGTTGTTCACAAGCTACCAGAAAATATGACATATGAGCAAGGGGCTTCTATAGACCCAATTGCTTCAGCTTATCACCCTGTCAAAAAAGCTTCTATAGGCAGTGAAGATATAGTAGTTGTTTTTGGACCTGGTCCAATAGGCTTGTATGCTACTCAAATTGCAAGAGCTGAAGGAGCAAAGAAGATTATAACTGTAGGAATAAAAGGTGATGAAGAAAGATTAAAATTAGCAAAAAAACTTGGTGCAGATGAAACAATTATTTCAGATGAAAACTTGTTAGCAAATATCAATAAGCTTACTGATGGAAGAATGGCAGATGTAGTAATTGAAGCTACTGGTCATCCAAGTGTGTTTGAGATGGCCCTTAGTTCAGTAAGAAAACATGGAACAGTAATTATGATTGGTATATTCCATGCACCAGCTACAGCAAATATAGCACAAATAGTTAGACGTGAAATTCAAATAAAGGGTAGCATATGTTATTCTTGGACAGACTATAAGGAATGTATTGATTTAGTTGAATCAGGAAAAGTTAAAATAGAGCCTATGATTTCTCATACATTTGATTTGAAAGATATGGACAAGGCATTGGAAGTAATAGATCAACGAAAAGCAATAAAGATAATACTGCATCCATAG
- a CDS encoding nucleoside recognition domain-containing protein yields the protein MECNNNVGSSLNLKHSFMRNFLVFLIGSAIGIFIFFVPAFNGKMPFEILQKTLVINPLGDKVPYVIIGIVAFNLFGYIYGKTLAREGSYFNKKFANNSKIKGLNYFLAFVFVIMALTQKGIPFLYHETTVPYMIREIFPFTIGCLTVGGLVLPLLTSYGILELAGVMLEPIMRPVLKLPGKAAIDSLASIVGAAVVGIFLTTSLYHDNQYTDKEALSIASGFSLNSVGYCAFLVSYVGLSARFNSMFLIYLLIAYIIAAIIVRIPPICRHSDTYENGAIQTEEMRRENKKFTKGQFRRGFVKAIEKADTSDNVVKDLIFGAFNGFMVVVEIIPMMVVIGGLMLAVYNFTPIIQIASRPLIPLISLVGVPEAALAAESIFLGGIELFMPSIAVTAGTANEAVRYFVVMVSMVQVLYITETMLPLISFGLPVKFWELIVIWLERTLIAIPLVAIAMHLVF from the coding sequence ATGGAATGTAATAATAATGTTGGGTCCTCGCTGAATCTGAAACATTCATTCATGAGAAACTTTTTAGTATTCTTAATAGGATCAGCGATAGGTATATTTATTTTCTTCGTTCCGGCATTCAATGGAAAAATGCCTTTTGAAATACTGCAAAAAACATTAGTAATAAATCCCTTAGGAGATAAAGTACCATATGTCATCATTGGTATAGTTGCATTTAACTTATTTGGCTATATTTACGGGAAAACGTTAGCAAGAGAAGGCAGTTACTTTAATAAAAAATTTGCTAATAATTCAAAAATAAAGGGTTTAAATTACTTCCTAGCATTTGTTTTTGTTATTATGGCTCTTACACAGAAAGGAATACCTTTTCTTTATCATGAGACAACAGTACCTTATATGATAAGAGAGATATTTCCATTTACCATCGGATGTTTAACAGTTGGTGGACTAGTTCTTCCTTTACTGACTTCCTATGGAATACTAGAACTAGCTGGAGTAATGCTTGAGCCTATTATGAGACCAGTTCTAAAGTTACCTGGTAAAGCAGCAATAGACTCTTTAGCTTCAATAGTAGGGGCAGCAGTAGTAGGAATTTTTTTAACAACATCACTTTATCATGACAATCAATATACAGATAAAGAAGCTTTAAGTATTGCATCTGGATTTAGCTTAAACTCAGTTGGATATTGTGCATTTTTAGTAAGTTATGTTGGTTTAAGTGCAAGATTTAACAGCATGTTTTTAATATATTTACTAATTGCATATATAATTGCAGCAATAATTGTTAGAATACCACCTATTTGTAGACATTCTGACACTTATGAAAACGGTGCCATACAGACAGAAGAAATGAGAAGAGAAAATAAAAAATTTACAAAAGGTCAATTTAGAAGAGGATTCGTAAAAGCTATCGAAAAGGCTGATACATCAGATAACGTAGTAAAGGACTTGATATTTGGTGCATTTAATGGATTTATGGTTGTTGTTGAAATAATACCTATGATGGTTGTAATAGGCGGACTAATGTTAGCGGTATATAATTTTACTCCAATAATACAGATTGCAAGCAGACCTTTAATACCGCTTATCTCTTTAGTAGGAGTTCCAGAAGCAGCATTAGCTGCAGAATCAATATTTTTAGGTGGGATCGAATTATTTATGCCATCAATAGCAGTAACAGCTGGGACTGCTAATGAAGCTGTTAGATATTTTGTAGTTATGGTTTCCATGGTACAAGTGCTATATATTACAGAAACTATGCTTCCACTTATTAGCTTTGGGTTGCCAGTGAAATTTTGGGAGCTAATTGTAATATGGCTAGAGAGGACTTTAATAGCCATACCTTTAGTAGCAATAGCTATGCATCTTGTATTTTAA
- the gcvPB gene encoding aminomethyl-transferring glycine dehydrogenase subunit GcvPB — MSKDVEVRDFHQAKWDEPIIFELSTSGQRGILFPEADNEIKNKAGDIEKIVPKSIKRGRKPALPELAQPQVLRHFLRLSQETLGQELNIDIGLGTCTMKYSPKINEQFVRNPKFSELHPLQDEKTTQGTLEIIYKMEEFLKAISGMDAFTFQPGGGAQAVFSNASILKAYHTDRGEGEQRNEIITTILSHPVNAASPHTKGFKVITLMPDEKTGYPSIEALKAVVSERTAGMFLTNPEDTGIFNPHVKEMVDIVHEAGGLCIADIADANGLFGISRSKEVGYDMCHYNLHKAFSSPHGSMGPCCGAQGVKDFLAKYLPVPVVKLNGKKYYLDYDRPDSIGKIRKFYGVIAAVLRAYSWIMAIGADGLKEVSELSILNNNYLMKRLLSEVKGISAPWVEGQFRMEQVRYSWEKLKEDTGVGTDDVDRRCSDYGLQGYFQSHHPWIIPEPFTPEPNETYSKMEIDEYANIFKKISEEAYENPELVKTAPHNTPISLISKEAITDPKDLIVTWRAYKRKRASK; from the coding sequence ATGAGTAAAGATGTAGAAGTCAGAGATTTCCATCAAGCAAAATGGGATGAGCCTATTATATTTGAATTAAGTACTTCTGGACAAAGGGGAATATTATTTCCAGAAGCAGATAATGAAATCAAGAACAAAGCTGGAGATATAGAAAAAATAGTACCAAAAAGTATTAAGAGAGGCAGAAAGCCTGCATTACCAGAACTAGCACAGCCACAAGTTCTTAGGCATTTTTTAAGATTATCACAAGAAACATTAGGTCAAGAGCTTAATATTGACATAGGTTTAGGGACTTGTACTATGAAATATAGTCCAAAAATAAATGAGCAATTTGTGAGAAATCCTAAATTTTCAGAGCTTCATCCACTACAAGATGAAAAGACTACACAAGGAACTCTTGAAATAATATACAAGATGGAAGAGTTTTTAAAGGCTATCTCTGGTATGGACGCTTTTACATTCCAGCCAGGTGGTGGAGCTCAAGCAGTATTTTCAAATGCTTCAATATTAAAGGCATATCATACTGATAGGGGAGAAGGAGAGCAGAGAAATGAAATAATAACTACCATATTATCTCATCCTGTAAATGCAGCTTCTCCACATACAAAAGGTTTTAAAGTAATTACTTTAATGCCAGATGAAAAAACTGGATATCCAAGCATAGAGGCTCTAAAAGCAGTTGTATCAGAAAGAACTGCTGGAATGTTCTTAACAAATCCAGAAGATACAGGCATATTTAATCCTCATGTTAAGGAAATGGTTGATATAGTACATGAAGCAGGAGGACTATGTATTGCAGATATAGCAGATGCTAATGGATTGTTTGGGATCTCAAGATCAAAAGAAGTAGGCTATGATATGTGTCATTATAACTTGCACAAAGCCTTCTCATCACCTCATGGCTCAATGGGACCATGCTGTGGAGCTCAGGGAGTAAAAGATTTCTTAGCTAAATATTTACCAGTGCCAGTAGTTAAATTAAATGGCAAGAAGTACTATTTAGACTATGATAGGCCAGATAGCATCGGTAAAATAAGAAAATTTTACGGAGTAATAGCTGCAGTTCTAAGGGCATATTCCTGGATAATGGCTATTGGTGCTGATGGATTAAAGGAAGTATCTGAGTTATCTATACTAAACAATAATTATTTGATGAAGAGACTTCTTTCTGAGGTTAAGGGTATATCTGCACCGTGGGTCGAAGGACAGTTTAGAATGGAGCAAGTGCGATACAGCTGGGAAAAATTAAAAGAAGATACAGGTGTAGGAACTGATGACGTAGATAGAAGATGTAGTGACTATGGCTTGCAGGGATATTTCCAAAGCCACCATCCATGGATAATACCAGAACCATTTACTCCAGAACCAAACGAAACCTATTCAAAAATGGAAATTGATGAATATGCAAATATATTTAAAAAAATCTCAGAAGAAGCTTATGAAAATCCAGAGCTAGTAAAAACTGCTCCACATAATACTCCAATATCATTAATATCTAAAGAAGCAATAACAGATCCTAAGGATTTAATTGTAACCTGGAGAGCTTATAAAAGAAAAAGAGCATCAAAATAA